The following coding sequences are from one Nicotiana tomentosiformis chromosome 3, ASM39032v3, whole genome shotgun sequence window:
- the LOC138908632 gene encoding uncharacterized protein has translation MTSKESDTGVIDPPREIVESESELKEEVHRLKHQMAEMYQAWIRGHPPPSFPANYTENPAFIPPLEQAQNPTTVDLSLQHAPGFTPFHHYPGTSSQTFHAPPAKTTAYPAPTSAPVFVAPPRATFHRSSSEPAFQALDTQYYAPEPTFKVTAPYSYTPHFEPPVETEKPSRNVEQDEIFRKVKSLEQSLKNMQGIGSQVSVAYKDLCLFPDVQLLVGFKMPKFDLYDGHGDLVAHLRGFCSKMRGAGGKDELLMAYFCQSLSGATLEWYTRQNASRWYTWDDLAQAFARHFQYNIDIIPDRLSLTKNPEAPNINQNPLPAHAEAHMIEIVHKDGESKNSSKSVMMIRASESNPVKAPDSAKAMPLTVEGVSEKLSTLNVKPSVLVVKGPLIDVEANQEKQKVIVPEVSGKPVIIVEGARITPVIIKPVTQLPMVDTKVIPWNYKQVIVTYKGKEVEEEVNETGGLTRSGRCFTPEELRKAKPFKDGHIPVKKPVTEEEAEEFLKKMKMQDYSIMNTAKALMNILNEAHVPDKITVSRLEKIANKIFEANRITFSDDELSMEGTEHNRALYLTVKCEDSAVLRVLVDNGSSANICPLSTLQKLKIGPVEFTMEFQVLDVVVSYNLLLGRPWIHAAKAIPSSLHQMVKFEWDRQEIVVHGDENLSAYNDIIVPFIEVEDDKGPWVYQTFETVSVEKIPEGECIPGPKLSFVSVMVANEMLKNGFVPGKGLGSSLQGIAHPVCPRESFGTFGLGFTLTGKDMKKAKNLKRKAWSLPKPVPHISKSFVKLGVAKRPISAVPKPVVDFDEELIKRFQSLFDEVNMVEIGEGSRL, from the exons atgactagcaaagagTCGGACACGGGTGTTATTGACCCGCCGAGGGAGATTGTAGAATCAgagtctgaattgaaagaggaggtccacaggttgaagcatcaaatggcTGAAATGTATCAAGCCTGGATCAGGGGGCATCCTCCACCTTCATTTCCCGCTAACTACACAGAAAATCCCGCTTTCATCCCACCACTGGAACAAGCCCAGAATCCCACTACCGTTGATCTTTCCCTTCAGCATGCACCGGGTTTTACCCCTTTCCACCACTACCCTGGCACCTCGTCCCAAACTTTTcatgctccaccagccaaaacaaccGCATACCCGGCTCCGACATCTGCTCCTGTTTTCGTAGCCCCTCCGCGAGCTACCTTCCAccgatcttctagtgaacccgcgttccaagctctagatacccaatattatgctccggaaccaactttcaaagtcACGGCTCCTTATTCCTACACCCCTCACTTTGAACCTCCTGTTGAAActgagaaaccatcccggaacgtggagcaggatgagatattcaggaaagtgaagagtctagagcaatctttgaagaacatgcaagggataggaagccaagtaagtgtggcttaTAAGGATTTATGCTTATTCCCTGATGTCCAACTGCTCGTtgggttcaagatgcccaagtttgacctgtacgatggacatggagatctcgtggcccatttgagaggctttTGCAGCAAGATGAGAGGCGCCGGTGGGAAAGATGAATTATTAATGGCATATTTCTGTCAGAGTTTGAGTGGTGCGACTTTAGAATGGTACACCCGCCAAAACGCTAGTAGGTGGTACACATGGGACgacttggctcaggcctttgctcggcactttcagtacaatatagacattatcccggatcgcctatctttgaccaag AACCCGGAGGcaccaaacatcaaccaaaatcctttgccgGCCCATGCAGAGGCACATATgattgagatagttcataaggatggggagtccaagaattcttccaagtctgtcatgatgatCCGGGCTAGTGAAAGTAATCCAGTTAAAGCTCCAGATTCTGCAAAAGCAATGCCCTTGACAGTTGAAGGGGTGTCGGAGAAGCTAAGCACGCTCAACGTGAAGCCATCTGTATTGGTTGTGAAAGGGCCTCTGATTGATGTTGAAGCGAACCAGGAAAAGCAAAAAGTGATCGTACCAGAGGTCTCAGGCAAgcctgtcataatcgtggaagggGCTCGTATTACCCCCGTTATTATTAAGCCAGTGACCCAATTACCAATGGTTGACACAAAAGTCATCCCGTGGAATTACAAACAGGTGATAGTAACATataaagggaaagaagtagaggaagaagtcaatgaaacCGGAGGACTGACTCGTTCTGGGAGATGTTTTACCCCAGAAGAACTGAGGAAAGCTAAGCCATTCAAGGATGGCCACATCCCAGTAAAGAAGCcggtcaccgaagaagaggctgaagagttcctgaaaaagatgaaaatgcaagactattccatt atgaacaccgcaAAAGCCCTGATGAATATTTTAAATGAGGcccatgttcctgataagatcacggtAAGCCgcttggaaaagattgctaacaagatttttgaagcaaacaggatcactttctcagatgatgaacttTCTATGGAGGGTACGGAGCACAACCGAGCTCTTTATCTTACAGTGAAGTGCGAGGATTCTGCTGTCTTAAGGGTATTGGTTGATAATGGTTCTAGTGCAAATATCtgccctctgtccactttgcaaaagttgaagatcg ggccagttgagttcactatggagttccaagtgctagatgtggTTGTCTCCTACAACTTGTTGTTGGGCAGGCCATGGATACATGCTGCCAAGGCAATCccgtcttctctgcatcaaatggtaaagttcgaatgggacaggcaggaaatagttgtgcacggtgatgagaacttatctgcttacaatgacataattgttccatttattgaagttgaagatgataaagggccttgggtGTACCAAACGTTTGAAACAGTGTCTGTCGAGAAGATTCCTGAAGGAGAATGCATTCCAGGTCCAAAGCTATCCTTCGTGTccgtcatggtagcaaatgaaatgttgaagaatggttttgTGCCAGGCAAAGGACTGGGTTCGTCTCTGCAGGGTATTGCACATCCTGTGTGTCCACGTGAAAGTTTcggtacatttggtttgggattcacactcacagggaaggacatgaaaaaggctaaaaatttgaaaagaaagGCATGGTCACTTCCTAAGCCTGTTCCACATATCTCCAAATCTTTTGTCAAGCTAGGGGTCGCAAAACGCCCAATATCAGCGGTCCCAAAAcctgtggtcgactttgatgaagagttgatcaagaggttccagagtTTGTTTGATGAAGTTAACATGGTGGAAATCggggaaggttcca ggttgtaa